A single Venturia canescens isolate UGA chromosome 1, ASM1945775v1, whole genome shotgun sequence DNA region contains:
- the LOC122419448 gene encoding protein zyg-11 homolog B-like isoform X1, with amino-acid sequence MFESPKSLQEACVVFICDNVLALCEVHPGDNGGSSSLGASSDNAISVEERVVCEYANSPASPSRLLGFQKDSLLDQVAAKLQVTINSPGANGPSGSATRLSFKDPDVFLPAQISEQLLASLCEKKALSDLTITLFDSKTTRLKHVRLKDASNLSMKGLQVLKQHKVVDLEVNGLKITINDLIACLGEWSLRNLRSLNVANGSFTDCSRVCVFLALSRLRALHTLNVSGTEFNRHGLEIVVEDLPELESLDISCTRVDDITPLMKCKDRLKTLAMYNLKISGCDNLKSVLVELNELRTLDISDEKDSYNFEMFAPVRSKITDLLKTTDCMPHLTSLDISGKDDIDAPDLKKFIKAHPHLEFLGLVHSDACYDDSLVNSANKDYKPDLVVSGLASDSQILEALRRYSCRPVYVQKCLYNLFRLTPHFSEARVDVIKLVLPGMRAHPQEFRVQMAATACLYNLTKGELASKIHPSVLKQIVDLTLTAMESYPNHYQLQKNTLLTLCSDRILQDVTFDKYRCAKLVMNCLSAFDDPSMNRMSVAICSILAAKISTVETSMLGAKPQYMAKLLSMVRSKLQAKSVDVTMKFTLSALWNLTDESATTCKVFLEEGGMELFLEVLESFRGESSIETKVLGLLNNIAEVGQLRQRLMQPGFITMLSLLLDSEHIDVSYFAAGIAAHLLSDGPRAWTIGPAVTRAQLLEQLAKAASNWQTPNGEMVAYRSFQPFFPLLRCTEAYPVQLWAVWAIHHVCTKNPKRYCGMLAKEGGTKILKALLDDESEEGTHPDVRQLCRSILETLELHPC; translated from the exons ATGTTTGAATCACCAAAAAGCTTGCAGGAAGCCTGCGTAGTTTTTATTTGCGACAATGTTCTTGCGCTGTGCGAGGTACATCCTGGTGACAATGGTGGATCTTCGTCCTTAGGAGCTTCGTCCGACAATGCCATTAGTGTTG AAGAACGGGTGGTGTGTGAATATGCTAATTCACCAGCAAGCCCATCACGTTTACTGGGCTTCCAAAAAGACTCATTGCTGGATCAAGTTGCTGCAAAACTACAAGTGACAATTAATTCGCCAGGAGCGAATGGACCGAGTGGTTCAGCTACTAGGCTCAGTTTCAAGGATCCCGATGTTTTTCTGCCTGCTCAGATCTCCGAACAGCTTTTGGCCAGCCTCTGCGAGAAGAAGGCCCTTTCTGATCTCACTATAACGCTATTCGACTCCAAAACGACACGATTAAA ACATGTGAGGCTCAAAGATGCCTCGAATCTCTCGATGAAAGGACTTCAAGTACTGAAACAACACAAAGTCGTCGATCTCGAAGTGAACGGTCTCAAGATTACCATAAACGATCTGATAGCGTGTCTCGGAGAATGGAGTTTGCGGAATCTCCGATCGCTTAACGTGGCAAATGGCAGTTTCACCGATTGTTCAAG GGTATGCGTTTTTCTGGCACTGAGCAGACTTCGAGCTCTTCATACACTGAACGTATCTGGCACGGAATTCAATCGACATGGTCTGGAGATCGTCGTTGAAGATTTACCGGAGTTGGAGAGTTTGGATATTTCTTGCACTCGCGTGGATGATATAACACCGTTAATGAAATGCAAAGATCGTTTGAAAACCTTGGCAATGTACAATCTCAAGATAAGCGGCTGTGACAACTTGAAATCTGTTCTCGTCGAGCTCAACGAGCTTCGAACTCTCGATATCTCCGACGAAAAAGATTCGTACAACTTTGAAATGTTTGCTCCAGTTAGATCGAAGATTACGGATTTACTGAAAACGACCGATTGCATGCCACATTTGACGAGTCTTGACATTTCAG gCAAAGACGACATAGATGCAccagatttgaaaaaattcataaaagctCATCCCCACCTGGAGTTTCTCGGTCTGGTGCATTCCGACGCATGTTACGATGACAGTCTCGTCAATTCAGCGAATAAAGATTACAAGCCTGATTTAGTg GTGAGCGGGCTAGCATCGGACAGTCAAATTCTCGAGGCGCTCAGAAGATACTCTTGCCGTCCGGTTTACGTGCAAAAGTGCCTGTACAATTTATTCCGTCTAACCCCACACTTCAGCGAAGCGAGAGTTGACGTTATCAAACTTGTGTTACCGGGTATGAGAGCACATCCTCAGGAATTCCGAGTCCAAATGGCCGCCACCGCTTGTCTCTACAACCTCACGAAAGGCGAACTTGCCTCGAAGATTCATCCATCGGTTCTCAAACAAATCGTTGATCTGACTCTCACCGCTATGGAATCTTATCCGAACCATTATCAGCTACAAAAGAATACTCTGCTAACGTTGTGTAGTGACCGAATATTACAGGACGTTACTTTCGATAAATATAG ATGCGCAAAATTAGTGATGAACTGTCTATCAGCGTTTGACGACCCATCAATGAACCGGATGTCCGTGGCCATATGCTCGATTCTGGCAGCAAAAATTTCAACGGTTGAGACTTCGATGCTTGGAGCGAAGCCGCAATACATGGCAAAACTGTTGTCCATGGTACGATCGAAGTTGCAAGCTAAATCCGTCGACGTCACGATGAAATTTACCCTCAGCGCTCTTTGGAATCTGACCGATGAGAGCGCAACGACCTGCAAGGTTTTCCTTGAAGAAGGAGGGATGGAACTTTTCCTTGAGGTACTTGAGAGCTTTCGTGGGGAATCGAGCATCGAGACTAAAGTACTCGGATTGCTCAACAACATCGCTGAG GTTGGTCAATTGAGGCAACGATTAATGCAGCCTGGTTTCATAACGATGCTTTCGTTACTATTGGATTCGGAGCACATCGACGTATCTTACTTTGCGGCTGGGATAGCTGCTCATCTTTTGAGCGATGGACCGCGTGCCTGGACCATTGGGCCTGCCGTGACGAGAGCCCAGCTTCTCGAACAATTGGCAAAAGCCGCGTCCAACTGGCAAACGCCTAACGGTGAAATGGTCGCGTATCGAAGTTTTCAACCGTTTTTCCCATTGTTAAGATGTACCGAGGCTTATCCAGTTCAGCTGTGGGCGGTTTGGGCAATTCATCATGTTTGCACGAAAAATC CGAAACGCTATTGTGGAATGCTGGCCAAAGAAGGTGGCACCAAGATCCTAAAGGCTTTGTTGGACGACGAAAGCGAAGAAGGAACGCATCCGGATGTACGACAGCTTTGCCGATCGATTCTTGAAACTCTTGAACTACATCCGTGCTAG
- the LOC122419448 gene encoding protein zyg-11 homolog B-like isoform X2, with amino-acid sequence MFESPKSLQEACVVFICDNVLALCEVHPGDNGGSSSLGASSDNAISVEERVVCEYANSPASPSRLLGFQKDSLLDQVAAKLQVTINSPGANGPSGSATRLSFKDPDVFLPAQISEQLLASLCEKKALSDLTITLFDSKTTRLKHVRLKDASNLSMKGLQVLKQHKVVDLEVNGLKITINDLIACLGEWSLRNLRSLNVANGSFTDCSRLRALHTLNVSGTEFNRHGLEIVVEDLPELESLDISCTRVDDITPLMKCKDRLKTLAMYNLKISGCDNLKSVLVELNELRTLDISDEKDSYNFEMFAPVRSKITDLLKTTDCMPHLTSLDISGKDDIDAPDLKKFIKAHPHLEFLGLVHSDACYDDSLVNSANKDYKPDLVVSGLASDSQILEALRRYSCRPVYVQKCLYNLFRLTPHFSEARVDVIKLVLPGMRAHPQEFRVQMAATACLYNLTKGELASKIHPSVLKQIVDLTLTAMESYPNHYQLQKNTLLTLCSDRILQDVTFDKYRCAKLVMNCLSAFDDPSMNRMSVAICSILAAKISTVETSMLGAKPQYMAKLLSMVRSKLQAKSVDVTMKFTLSALWNLTDESATTCKVFLEEGGMELFLEVLESFRGESSIETKVLGLLNNIAEVGQLRQRLMQPGFITMLSLLLDSEHIDVSYFAAGIAAHLLSDGPRAWTIGPAVTRAQLLEQLAKAASNWQTPNGEMVAYRSFQPFFPLLRCTEAYPVQLWAVWAIHHVCTKNPKRYCGMLAKEGGTKILKALLDDESEEGTHPDVRQLCRSILETLELHPC; translated from the exons ATGTTTGAATCACCAAAAAGCTTGCAGGAAGCCTGCGTAGTTTTTATTTGCGACAATGTTCTTGCGCTGTGCGAGGTACATCCTGGTGACAATGGTGGATCTTCGTCCTTAGGAGCTTCGTCCGACAATGCCATTAGTGTTG AAGAACGGGTGGTGTGTGAATATGCTAATTCACCAGCAAGCCCATCACGTTTACTGGGCTTCCAAAAAGACTCATTGCTGGATCAAGTTGCTGCAAAACTACAAGTGACAATTAATTCGCCAGGAGCGAATGGACCGAGTGGTTCAGCTACTAGGCTCAGTTTCAAGGATCCCGATGTTTTTCTGCCTGCTCAGATCTCCGAACAGCTTTTGGCCAGCCTCTGCGAGAAGAAGGCCCTTTCTGATCTCACTATAACGCTATTCGACTCCAAAACGACACGATTAAA ACATGTGAGGCTCAAAGATGCCTCGAATCTCTCGATGAAAGGACTTCAAGTACTGAAACAACACAAAGTCGTCGATCTCGAAGTGAACGGTCTCAAGATTACCATAAACGATCTGATAGCGTGTCTCGGAGAATGGAGTTTGCGGAATCTCCGATCGCTTAACGTGGCAAATGGCAGTTTCACCGATTGTTCAAG ACTTCGAGCTCTTCATACACTGAACGTATCTGGCACGGAATTCAATCGACATGGTCTGGAGATCGTCGTTGAAGATTTACCGGAGTTGGAGAGTTTGGATATTTCTTGCACTCGCGTGGATGATATAACACCGTTAATGAAATGCAAAGATCGTTTGAAAACCTTGGCAATGTACAATCTCAAGATAAGCGGCTGTGACAACTTGAAATCTGTTCTCGTCGAGCTCAACGAGCTTCGAACTCTCGATATCTCCGACGAAAAAGATTCGTACAACTTTGAAATGTTTGCTCCAGTTAGATCGAAGATTACGGATTTACTGAAAACGACCGATTGCATGCCACATTTGACGAGTCTTGACATTTCAG gCAAAGACGACATAGATGCAccagatttgaaaaaattcataaaagctCATCCCCACCTGGAGTTTCTCGGTCTGGTGCATTCCGACGCATGTTACGATGACAGTCTCGTCAATTCAGCGAATAAAGATTACAAGCCTGATTTAGTg GTGAGCGGGCTAGCATCGGACAGTCAAATTCTCGAGGCGCTCAGAAGATACTCTTGCCGTCCGGTTTACGTGCAAAAGTGCCTGTACAATTTATTCCGTCTAACCCCACACTTCAGCGAAGCGAGAGTTGACGTTATCAAACTTGTGTTACCGGGTATGAGAGCACATCCTCAGGAATTCCGAGTCCAAATGGCCGCCACCGCTTGTCTCTACAACCTCACGAAAGGCGAACTTGCCTCGAAGATTCATCCATCGGTTCTCAAACAAATCGTTGATCTGACTCTCACCGCTATGGAATCTTATCCGAACCATTATCAGCTACAAAAGAATACTCTGCTAACGTTGTGTAGTGACCGAATATTACAGGACGTTACTTTCGATAAATATAG ATGCGCAAAATTAGTGATGAACTGTCTATCAGCGTTTGACGACCCATCAATGAACCGGATGTCCGTGGCCATATGCTCGATTCTGGCAGCAAAAATTTCAACGGTTGAGACTTCGATGCTTGGAGCGAAGCCGCAATACATGGCAAAACTGTTGTCCATGGTACGATCGAAGTTGCAAGCTAAATCCGTCGACGTCACGATGAAATTTACCCTCAGCGCTCTTTGGAATCTGACCGATGAGAGCGCAACGACCTGCAAGGTTTTCCTTGAAGAAGGAGGGATGGAACTTTTCCTTGAGGTACTTGAGAGCTTTCGTGGGGAATCGAGCATCGAGACTAAAGTACTCGGATTGCTCAACAACATCGCTGAG GTTGGTCAATTGAGGCAACGATTAATGCAGCCTGGTTTCATAACGATGCTTTCGTTACTATTGGATTCGGAGCACATCGACGTATCTTACTTTGCGGCTGGGATAGCTGCTCATCTTTTGAGCGATGGACCGCGTGCCTGGACCATTGGGCCTGCCGTGACGAGAGCCCAGCTTCTCGAACAATTGGCAAAAGCCGCGTCCAACTGGCAAACGCCTAACGGTGAAATGGTCGCGTATCGAAGTTTTCAACCGTTTTTCCCATTGTTAAGATGTACCGAGGCTTATCCAGTTCAGCTGTGGGCGGTTTGGGCAATTCATCATGTTTGCACGAAAAATC CGAAACGCTATTGTGGAATGCTGGCCAAAGAAGGTGGCACCAAGATCCTAAAGGCTTTGTTGGACGACGAAAGCGAAGAAGGAACGCATCCGGATGTACGACAGCTTTGCCGATCGATTCTTGAAACTCTTGAACTACATCCGTGCTAG